GGAGTTCTGCCTGATGCCGGGATACACGCCGGAGAGTGCGAGCAGGTTTATTCGCTATGAGGGACTGGAGAATTACCTGGCGGCTCGCGAGCGCGGGAAGGGGGTGCTGGTGTTGACGGGGCACTTGGGGGCGTGGGAGCTGTCGAGTTTTTATCACTCGCTGATGGGGATGCCGATGGGGATGGTGATACGGCGGCTGGATAATCCGCTGGTGGATGAGTTTGTGAATCGCATTCGGTGCCTGCATGGAAATCGAGTGATTCATAAGGACGACTTTGCGCGGGGGCTGATTGCGTCGATGCGCGCGGGGGAGACGGTTGGGATTCTGATGGACACGAATATGACTCCGCCGCAGGGTGTGTTTGTGCCGTTCTTTGGAGTACAGGCTTGTACGGCCTCGGGGATGGCACGGATTGCAGGCAAGACGGGAGCGGCGGTAGTGCCGGGGTTTCTGCTGTGGGAGGAGAGCGAGCAGAAGTACGTGCTGCGCTTCGGCAGAGAGCTTGAGGTGACGCATACTGGAGACTCTGAAACCGATGCGGTTACAAATACAGCGGCGTTTACGGCGGCGATTGAAGCAACGATTCGACGGTATCCTGATCAGTGGCTTTGGATGCATCGGCGATGGAAGACGCGGCCTCCGGGAGAAGAGGGGATCTACTGATGGCGGGGATTTACTGATGACAACGATGAGCAAGATCGCGGACTGGGTTGGGGTGAGCGCACCGCTGTTGGAGGTGGAGATTACATCGGTCTCAAGCATCGAGGACGCCGGGGAGAGTTCGGTCGTGTTCGCGGTCGAGGGTGAGGCGCTGGGCAGGGCGCTGCGGTCGAGGGCTGGGGTGATTCTGGCGAGCAGGAAGCTGGAGTCGGCGGAGCTGCCGCCCTATCGGACGCCGGACCCGCGGGTTTTGTGGGTGGCGGATGCGAGGTATGCGTTTGCTTTGGTGGCGCGGAAGTTGAATGTCGATGGGGTTCGGGCGGGAGTGCATGCCTCGGCCGTGGTGGGGCAGAAGGGGGCGATTGGCGTGGGGACGGCGGTGGGGCCGGGTGCTGTGCTTGGCGACGGTGTGGTGATTGGGAGTGGATGTGAGATTGGTGCGCAGGTGACGATTTACGCGGGTACGATGCTGGGGGACCGCGTGGTGGTGCAGGCGGGGGCGGTGCTGGGGTCGACAGGATTTGGGTATGTGAGGAGTGCGGAGACGGGAGAGTATTTGATTTTTCCGCAGCAGGGGCGGCTGGTGGTGGAGGACGATGTTGAGATCGGGGCGAATACGACGATCGACCGTGGTGCGCTGGGGGAGACACGGATCGGACGTGGCACGAAGATCGATAACCTGGTGCACATAGGGCATAACTGCGTGATTGGGAAGAACGTGATCATCGCGGCACAGACAGGGATCTCGGGTTCGAGTGTGGTGGAGGATGGCGCGATTCTTGGTGGGCAGGTGGGGATTGGAGAGCACGCGACGGTGGGAGCGGGTGTGATTCTGGGCGGTGGGGCTGGCGTGCTGAGTGGGAAGAAGATGCGGGGGGCCGGGGAGGTGTTCTGGGGCCGGCCGGCGCGACCTTTGAAGGAGTATCTGAGGGATCTTGCGAGGTTGAAGCGGCGCTGAGGGTGTCCTGCCGGACGGGCCCACTGCGCTTGTTACCCCACGAACGAAGACCTATTCGTGGGGACCCCGATTCGGGCGGTCACTTCGTGACTTGTATACCGGTCGTTGCGAACTCATCAGCATGGGTCCTCCCGTTGGTCGGAATCATCTTTCTCCGACCAACGGGAGGACCATGCGAAGCAATCACGCGTCACGAAGTGACCGCGCCACGCGCAGTGGGCCCGTCCGGCAGGGCATCCGCCTGGCAAGAGCGACTAAAATTACTGGATTGTGCGGTGAGTGATGGCGATTGTGGTGGTTGGCGGACATACGAGGAATATCGGGAAGACAAGCGTGGTGGCTGGGTTGATCGCCGCGATGCCGGAGATGCATTGGACCGCGTTCAAGATTACGCAATTCGGGCATGGGATGTGCTCGGCTAATGGCGAGCCGTGCGACTGCGAGACCGCTGAGCATACGGTGGCAGTCAGCGAGGAGCGGGTGGGGGGCGATGCTACGACGGATTCGGGACGGTATCTGGCGGCGGGTGCGATGCGTTCGTTCTGGGTGAGGACGCGGCAGGGCGATCTGTCAGAGGCGATGCCGCGGATTCGGAAGGAGATTGAGCGAGCGGAGAATGTGGTGATCGAGTCGAACAGCATCCTGCGGTTTCTGCGGCCGGATCTTTATCTGAGCGTGCTCGATCCGGAGACTGCAGACTTCAAAGATTCGGCTAAGTACTTTTTGGACCGCGCGGACGCCGTGCTGGTAGCTGAGGGTGTGTTGGGAAGGCCGGAGTGGAAGGGAGTTTCGCTGAAGCTG
This Tunturibacter gelidoferens DNA region includes the following protein-coding sequences:
- a CDS encoding lysophospholipid acyltransferase family protein, translated to MRLFPRGVARSVGKGIATIAFHGLGRLRGVGARNLKLAFPAMPEVERERILRSLYRRLGWLLAEFCLMPGYTPESASRFIRYEGLENYLAARERGKGVLVLTGHLGAWELSSFYHSLMGMPMGMVIRRLDNPLVDEFVNRIRCLHGNRVIHKDDFARGLIASMRAGETVGILMDTNMTPPQGVFVPFFGVQACTASGMARIAGKTGAAVVPGFLLWEESEQKYVLRFGRELEVTHTGDSETDAVTNTAAFTAAIEATIRRYPDQWLWMHRRWKTRPPGEEGIY
- the lpxD gene encoding UDP-3-O-(3-hydroxymyristoyl)glucosamine N-acyltransferase; translation: MTTMSKIADWVGVSAPLLEVEITSVSSIEDAGESSVVFAVEGEALGRALRSRAGVILASRKLESAELPPYRTPDPRVLWVADARYAFALVARKLNVDGVRAGVHASAVVGQKGAIGVGTAVGPGAVLGDGVVIGSGCEIGAQVTIYAGTMLGDRVVVQAGAVLGSTGFGYVRSAETGEYLIFPQQGRLVVEDDVEIGANTTIDRGALGETRIGRGTKIDNLVHIGHNCVIGKNVIIAAQTGISGSSVVEDGAILGGQVGIGEHATVGAGVILGGGAGVLSGKKMRGAGEVFWGRPARPLKEYLRDLARLKRR